DNA from Chryseomicrobium sp. FSL W7-1435:
CCCACGTTTTATAGACACTAGAAGGAGTTGGTGCTGCTTCCACATCCAGGCCGAAAACATCTGCCATCATAAGCGCGCGCTTCATATGAAAAGGATCACTCACAAGCAAAAAATTTTGGAGATTCAATTCATCAGCCAGTTCCTTTGTGAACAGCATATTTTCACGGGTCACGAGTGAACTGCCTTCTAGTAATATAGCCTCTTCTGGGATACCCAGAGTTAATGCATAAGCTTTTGACGCCTCTGCTTCACTAATCAAACCGCCTGGCGTAAGTCCACCTGTAAAGACAATTCGCTCTACAAGTTCTTGCTCGTATAACCAAACTGCATGGTCAATCCGTTCACGAAGTGCATAAGATGGGTCTTCGCCATCTAATCGTGTTCCAAGAACAAGCGCGGCGTCCGCTTTTTTATACTCTGATTCAGCTGTAAACGTCCAAATACTATGCATTGAAGCCACTATGTATAAAAGTAAACTAAGTACTGCTAGCTTATAAATTACGTGCATCCGTTTCTCAAATCCCCAATTCTAACTACTTTTACTTATTAGTATAGAAGGTTTTGAATGGTTGTATAGGGACATCCGACCCATATGATGTGTCTATATCTTGAAACAATACTCGAAATATTCGTTCAGTTTTTTTGAAATAGCACTTTCATTTGGGAATGCACCGTCTCTTCGAAAACATTGCCAAATATTTTGTCATCTATCACCATCTCTTTCATACACTAATCTGGTGAGCCGAATTAGAAAAGCCGCCCAATTGGACGACTTCACTTTAGTATAGTTCTGCTAGGACTTCTTCCAACGTTTCATTTCCATGGACATCATATATTGTCATACCATCTGGCCCTGGAAGTTCAGGGTCTGCCCCGTTCATCAGTAATAACTCTGTAATTTCCAAGTTCTGAGAACTAACTGCCGTAACAAGAGCTGATGAGTAATCATCCATGAAATTCGGGTCTGCGCCTTGTTCTAATAAATATGAAACGGCCTCTGGAGAGCCACCATATATGGCGTACATCAGTGCATTGGATCCATCAGCATCTGTTGCTGACAAATCTTCTCCCTCATTTAGTGCTTGGGACAATCCCTCTATATCACCATAGTAAGCAGCCGTCATAAGTGAGGTTTCTCCCTCAACCCCCATTGTTCCGTAAGTTTCATCCACATTAAAGCCTTCTGAGAAATCAGGGGAAAAGGCAGAAGAGAATAGACCTCCGAACAAAATTGCTCCACTTGCTAGTAGCGCAATGGAACCTACGTAAATAACGCCAATTATCGCTGTAAAGA
Protein-coding regions in this window:
- a CDS encoding YdcF family protein translates to MHVIYKLAVLSLLLYIVASMHSIWTFTAESEYKKADAALVLGTRLDGEDPSYALRERIDHAVWLYEQELVERIVFTGGLTPGGLISEAEASKAYALTLGIPEEAILLEGSSLVTRENMLFTKELADELNLQNFLLVSDPFHMKRALMMADVFGLDVEAAPTPSSVYKTWAEQFPFVLRETLAYVGNQVTFNRSF